The Clostridia bacterium DNA segment AATTGGTTTTACTAAATCTCAGCTTGGCATCGGATAACCATGGGCCTGTATAGGTTGCATTTCGAAGCTCTTGGTCGGTTAGCCTTTCACCTGCGATATTGATTATCCGAAACCAGTCCATTTTTTCTTTATCATTTCCCTCACAAAAATAAATCATCAGCTTATAATTTAGGATCTGTTTTCTTTCAACATCTGTAAGGTTGTGAAAGGCACGATTGTCTATAGAGAAGTCTCCTATTACATATTGGCAAAAGCTGATTGTTCTTTGTTGGCCGTCCAAGATCTCAAAGGTCCCGTCTTCGTTCTTTACCCAGTACATAACATTAAGGGGAAAGTCTTTCTGGATGGTATCAATAACAGCATTTCTCTTTTTTTCATCATAGATAAATTCACGCTGATATTTTGGGCGGATATTTAGTCGTCCTCCATAGCCTACTACACCCTCTTCGGCATTATCAACATAGCCTTCTACTACCTCACGGATTTCAATTTCATGGAGTTCGATTTTCATAACTATACGCCCTTTCGTTTAATTATAATTCTAGCGTAAAGAATCCTAAAAGGACCATCTGCATTATCGGCTGTATAATAGATCCCATCAGGGATTTCAGATAATAAAAGCGTGGCTCGGGTATTCGCTTTACTCCCATTTGTGATAGTACCATCCTTATTTATTTGCTTTGGATTTATGTATCGCTTCGTGGGGATAGCTTCAAATTCATCACGACCAGATGTAATTCCCAATATTTTGAATTGTTCAGGGTTGTATTTGTCTAAAAAGGTTATGGGTACCCCCATAGGTTCATCATAATCATAAGGTATTTCAGCCGTTTTAGAAACTTCAATAGCGTCATAGTTATCATAGTGGGGGTTTTCTTCTGGTGTGTATTGTTTATATAGGGTTATATCTTCGTGCCGTTCTTTGAAATCTAAATTTGTAAACCATCTAACCCCTTTTACTCTTATATACTTTTTCCCATCTTCATCAACTCTGAATCCAGCAGCCTTTAAAGGATAATAGTCGGGAACCCGAAATTCACGATCCCCGCTTTTAATGCTTTGGCCTAACCAAATTTTGCCTTCCTGAATTATTTTAAATATTTCTTTATAGGAAATTGCGTTTACGTTACCAATTATTATAAAATTTTTATTATACTCTATTAATTGGGCTACATATTCTCGAAAAAGTGAAAATGGTGGATTCGTGACTACAATATCCGCTTCTTTAAGCAATTCAATACACTCTTGGGAACGGAAGTCCCCATCCCCTTCTAAAAGTGTCAAAACATTTTTCTTGTTTTTAAGCAAGTACTCTACATCAAATAGATCAATAGCACCGTCTTTATTTTCATCTCTAACCTCATTAATTTCTACCTTATATGGTTGTCTGTCCTCAAAGGTTTCCTCATCTAATGGCTTTACATCGAATAGGGATAATTGTTCCCCCGCAACAGGGGAACCTGCATAACAGGTGGTAATAATCTTTTTTAGGCCTAGGAAATTAAAGTTCATAGCAAAATATTTGAAGAAATTACTCTCATATGGGTCATCACAATTACATAAAATGACTTTATCTTTAAAATGGTCTCTATAAAAACGCATTTCCGCTTCTATGTCTGAAAGCTGGGTATAGAATTCATCTGCTTTGTTTTGTTTGGCTTTTGCTAGCATTCTATTAGGCAACTGATACAACCCCATTTATATAGAATATTTTTACAATATCTATTATAGCATAAAATCCAACATAATTGAAGGCTAACCCCATTATCCTGACATATCCAGGCCCATTTTGGTATATTTAAAAAGTATACACATCACTTATCAACACCAATTGGTTCTGCAATATTTATAATATCTTGGTTTAAGGTTTCAGCGTACTTTCGAGTCGTGGAAATATCAGCATGGCCCATGACCCGTTGGATGACATCCAAACGGGTGTCTTTGGCGAGTAGTTCGGTGGCAAAGGTATGACGGAGGCGGTGGATATAGAAGTGGATTCCAGTTCTTCTCTTGATTCTTCGGGCATGATCTTGAAGGGTTCGTTTGGCTACACGGAATAGTGGTTCTTCATCAGGTACCTCTTTTGCATACTCATAGAGCTGTAGGGCAACTTCAGGATCTACTACTGGCACGGTTCGGGATTTACCGCCTTTTGCTTTTCGGATAAAGAGGACCAGCCTTTTGTTGTCCAAGCGGAGATCCTTCTTGGTGAGCTTGGCTGCTTCTCCAACTCGTATGCCTGTGGCCAACATGGTTAGAAAAGCCAGGTTAATATACTGCTGTTTGGATTCCAGGGTTTCTTGGAGTATATGCTGTTCTTCTTCATTCAGGGGAGCCGGGAATTTAGGTTCCTCACGGACCCGAAGGTTTTTCAATACTGGATTTCCCTGGACCAGCTCTTCTTCCATCAGGTATTCGTAAAATGACCGAAGGGTTCCGATCATGGTATTGATTGATTTGCCTGATAGGCCAGTTGAATAGAGGGCATCACGATATTGCTTAGCTTGGCGTGGAGTAAGCAATAGGTGTTTGGTGCCTGTCTGCATACACCAGCTGTAGAATGAGCGCAGGTGAAGCTTGTAGTTTATTATAGTGTTTTCAGCTCTGCCTTTGATTTCAAGGTCCAGCAGGAAGTTTTTTATAGTGGTTAACAAGCGGGATCCTCCTTTCTTGGTGGTTGGTTTG contains these protein-coding regions:
- a CDS encoding adenine-specific methyltransferase EcoRI family protein, whose protein sequence is MLAKAKQNKADEFYTQLSDIEAEMRFYRDHFKDKVILCNCDDPYESNFFKYFAMNFNFLGLKKIITTCYAGSPVAGEQLSLFDVKPLDEETFEDRQPYKVEINEVRDENKDGAIDLFDVEYLLKNKKNVLTLLEGDGDFRSQECIELLKEADIVVTNPPFSLFREYVAQLIEYNKNFIIIGNVNAISYKEIFKIIQEGKIWLGQSIKSGDREFRVPDYYPLKAAGFRVDEDGKKYIRVKGVRWFTNLDFKERHEDITLYKQYTPEENPHYDNYDAIEVSKTAEIPYDYDEPMGVPITFLDKYNPEQFKILGITSGRDEFEAIPTKRYINPKQINKDGTITNGSKANTRATLLLSEIPDGIYYTADNADGPFRILYARIIIKRKGV
- a CDS encoding tyrosine-type recombinase/integrase, with translation MLTTIKNFLLDLEIKGRAENTIINYKLHLRSFYSWCMQTGTKHLLLTPRQAKQYRDALYSTGLSGKSINTMIGTLRSFYEYLMEEELVQGNPVLKNLRVREEPKFPAPLNEEEQHILQETLESKQQYINLAFLTMLATGIRVGEAAKLTKKDLRLDNKRLVLFIRKAKGGKSRTVPVVDPEVALQLYEYAKEVPDEEPLFRVAKRTLQDHARRIKRRTGIHFYIHRLRHTFATELLAKDTRLDVIQRVMGHADISTTRKYAETLNQDIINIAEPIGVDK
- a CDS encoding DUF262 domain-containing protein, producing MKIELHEIEIREVVEGYVDNAEEGVVGYGGRLNIRPKYQREFIYDEKKRNAVIDTIQKDFPLNVMYWVKNEDGTFEILDGQQRTISFCQYVIGDFSIDNRAFHNLTDVERKQILNYKLMIYFCEGNDKEKMDWFRIINIAGERLTDQELRNATYTGPWLSDAKLRFSKTNCAAYLLAKDYVKGSPIRQEILETAIKWIANGEIEKYMSIHQHDPNANELWIYFRNVIEWVRLTFTTYRREMKGLDWGGLYDEFREVMYDTEKLEKEIQTL